In the genome of Arachis stenosperma cultivar V10309 chromosome 6, arast.V10309.gnm1.PFL2, whole genome shotgun sequence, the window AATCAGAAGTATTGAGGAGTTAATGAGAAGAGATTGGCAGTTAAGATGTACCCACACATATAGAGAAAGAAATAGGGCTGCTGATTGAATGTCTAAACATAGTTTGAAGATTGGCTTGGAATACAGATGTATTGATCAACCAATTAGAGAATTAGCTCAAATCTTATATGATGATGCTAGAGGGGCTTCACTTCCCCGCAGAATAGTTGGGtaattgttttttgtttttttcggACGGCTAACCCCGTATAAGTACCaaaataactaaaacatacCAAGATAATTATCTTAGTATACAAAATGTTATAAATTGTTCATTATAATAAAGCtgtttttaacatttttatttatttacttttttcaaaaatagtaaatctaaataattaatattttgtctAGAGGATATTTGGGAAGGAAAAGTAAGACATACATATAATCTAAACTTGAATAAGacgtaaaaaaaataatcactAAGCTGTAGactttgaatttttattaaataatagtgcaaacaaatttttaatgtcactacattaaaaatttaataagtGTTGCCTATTCAAATTTCCCTTAtctatataattatttattgatCAATGATATAGCATTAAATAGAAGTAAGACTTGTCACAGATTagcataaagaaaaaaaaaataactataagtatcaattcaatttataattttaactatgtcatttatttaattgttaaaaaaataagattaatGATTCTGTCCAAATAAAAATGATGATGTTAACATCTCAGAAGTACATAACCTCCAAGTGTGATGGCATCAAAATCAAATGAAATTGTCAACCTTATAAAGTTTCCTATCTATTTGCCAATTATTACGTGGCGCCAGCTAACTTATTCCTTCTTCTAGAGACATCACTAAATGCTAACTTTTTATACAAGCAAAACAAATAGgagtaaatatattttttaattaaaatatatatataaaaccttCTAAAACCCTCCTAAAACCACAAATTCCATATTCAAGTTTCTTGTCATAGCCACCACCATGTGGCCACCTTCACAAGAGAccatctcttccaccaaagccACCCTCTCCGTCGCTGCCTCTCTTGCTGCCACGGCAGTTCTTCTCCGGTCGATCGCCACCGACCTGATCCCGGAATCCCTCTACAATTGTGTCCAGTCCAATCTTTACAAGGTAAGCAACCGTCTCTCCTCCAAGCTCACCATCATCATTGAAGAACATAATGGCCTCGCTGGGAACCAAATGTTCGCGGCCGCAAACGTTTACTTGGGGTCCAAGTTATCCCCTCCAATGAAAAAATTAAAGGTTTACAAGCCCCAAAAGGAAGAGAATTTACAAGTTTGCATGGACAAGGATCAAGAGTTATGTGATTACTACAAAAATGTGAAACTCAAGTGGGTGCTTGTTTCTATGATCAACAACAATGTTAGTAGTAACAACCTTAACAAAAAGCGTGATCATAGTGTTTCCTATGAAGTTCGTTACTTTGAAGTAACATTTCACAAGAAACATTTGGACATGGTTTTGGGTTCTTACTTTCCTTACATTCTTCAAAAGGCTAAGGACattgaagaagagaagaagacgGTGAAGCTTCACACCATTGATTATAATGGAACAGATTATTGGAACTCTATTGTTCTTAATCACCCTTCAACTTTTGATTCTATAGCAATGGAGCCAGAGATAAAAGGTATGATACAACTCTCTTTAATACCTTAAATTAGTCTCTCAAATTTTTTTGTCTATAAAAATATGACTAATCTAATTCGAGAAACGATGTAGTAATGAGTTTGTATTGTATTATTAGGAATGTTGTTGGAAGATTTGAACTTGTTTTTGGGGAGGAAAGAATATTATAAGAGAGTTGGGAAGGCTTGGAAAAGAGGGTACCTTTTGTACGGACCaccaggaactgggaaatcaaGCTTGATAGCTGCCATGGCTAACTATCTAAGGTTTGATATATATGACTTGGATTTGAAAGAAGTGCAATGCAATTCAGATCTTAGGAGGTTGTTGATTGGAACTGGAAGCAAGTCAATTTTGGTCATTGAAGACATTGATTGCTCTGTTCAATTGCACAATAGGGAAGATGCTCATGGAACCAATGATGATGATAAGGTAAAcctttttttcattcaaatatTACACTTTCATATTTGATCTAAATTGAATCCCACTTTGTTTAAAATTCCTCACTTTTGGGACCTTATATATCATTAAAATGTGACTCCTTATTCTACCGAAGCATGCAAAACATAAGCATCATGTGAtgaaattttatgattttaattatgtatgtatatatgtttgtTCTAATTAAGGTTACTCTGTCGGGGCTACTAAATTTCATTGATGGATTGTGGTCAAGTTGTGGAGAAGAAAGAATAGTGATATGCACAACAAATCACAAAGAACGTCTTGACCCTGCATTGTTGAGACCTGGTAGAATGGACTTGCACATTCACATGTCATATTGCTCTTTCACTGCTTTCAAGACACTGGCTTCTAACTACCTAGGAATTCATAACCATCATCATCCTATGTTTGATGACATACAAGGTTTGTTGGACAAGGTTAATGCAACACCTGCTGAGGTTGCAGGAGAGTTGATGAAGAGTGAAAATGTAGACATTGCACTCAAAGGCTTCATCAACTTCCTCCAAAGCAAGCTACCTCAGGAAAGTTAACAATGGCTATAGcatcatctctctctctctctctcaattttctatatataatttgctTATGGACACAGGATTAAGTTTGCTTGATTTTGACTTCTCTGAAATGAGTTTTGCAAAGTAAAAATGTGATTGATTATCTTTAGATTATTTTCAAAATGCTcaaataaaagtttaaaatcCAAAAGTACTTATTTTTCTCTATAAATCTATACCTCAGAAGAGATAAACCCAATTTTGAAGTCATGAACACAGTTAATCATTAAATATTGAAAAATTGTGTTTCAAAGAAGCACCTTTGTATTTAACTGTACTACACATTAGAAAACTTAGTCACTTGTATAATATAcatattgatataaaatatacataataaaaatatatgaaacaaacaaataatacatttatttatacgaatttaattttaatgtacttTACGATCACATCCGTTCTTTTAGATGACCATACACgcagttaatataaaaggtaattatttttgctaatgTAATGTTACGTGAATAAATGCATGTGTAAAACTACTTTACACTGTcagtgtatcaaaattaaattcttatttatacACATATATGATCACTTAACTAATTTTTAGTATAAACTTGACATTTTTACAATCCTTTACTATAAGTATGTTTAAATTTCTAATATATTCAATGCGATTTTGGTTGGCAAGATATGTATACAAAATATCGTTAAGATACATCTATACAGTGGAAACTGGAATATAATGTTAACAGTTTGAAATATCACGGATCAACTTATTAATCAATACTCAAATTCATCATCGTGAAGCGTTATAGAAGGAAGGGAGGGGGAAAGAGAGACAAGTAGCCATTCATATAGAATTCCAGCATAATAGAATTTTATGCCGATTACTCAATTTAGAAAGAACCAATGAAGCGACTTTATCTATACACGCAAAATaaattacagaaaaaaaaaaggatgaGATAAATAGGTATGAGCCTATTAGGGATCAACCCACCAAGCTGCTCCGTCCTGTACAGTTATCTCTTTCACCAGCAAAACTTCTTTTTCTGCATAACAAACAGA includes:
- the LOC130936474 gene encoding AAA-ATPase At3g50940-like, giving the protein MWPPSQETISSTKATLSVAASLAATAVLLRSIATDLIPESLYNCVQSNLYKVSNRLSSKLTIIIEEHNGLAGNQMFAAANVYLGSKLSPPMKKLKVYKPQKEENLQVCMDKDQELCDYYKNVKLKWVLVSMINNNVSSNNLNKKRDHSVSYEVRYFEVTFHKKHLDMVLGSYFPYILQKAKDIEEEKKTVKLHTIDYNGTDYWNSIVLNHPSTFDSIAMEPEIKGMLLEDLNLFLGRKEYYKRVGKAWKRGYLLYGPPGTGKSSLIAAMANYLRFDIYDLDLKEVQCNSDLRRLLIGTGSKSILVIEDIDCSVQLHNREDAHGTNDDDKVTLSGLLNFIDGLWSSCGEERIVICTTNHKERLDPALLRPGRMDLHIHMSYCSFTAFKTLASNYLGIHNHHHPMFDDIQGLLDKVNATPAEVAGELMKSENVDIALKGFINFLQSKLPQES